In Devosia beringensis, a single window of DNA contains:
- a CDS encoding ABC transporter ATP-binding protein, translating to MALIELKHVVAGYGGAPILNGVDMAIEQSDIGVIVGPNGAGKSTTLKAIFGLLKVTGGTIEFDGEDVANSLPDKLVPKGLSFVPQEKNVFTSMSVEENLEMGAFTRRDDFKPTMDWVYAMFPVLAEKRRQPAGELSGGQRQMVAMGRALMSKPRLLMLDEPSAGLSPRYVIEIFETIVRVNKEGVGILMVEQNARQALAFASKGFVLAQGQNRFTGTGAELIADPDVAKSFLGG from the coding sequence ATGGCCCTGATCGAACTCAAGCACGTTGTCGCCGGCTATGGCGGCGCGCCGATCCTCAATGGCGTCGACATGGCCATCGAACAGTCCGATATCGGGGTCATCGTCGGCCCCAATGGCGCGGGCAAGTCGACCACGCTCAAGGCGATTTTCGGCCTGCTCAAGGTCACCGGTGGCACGATCGAGTTTGATGGCGAAGATGTCGCCAATTCGCTGCCCGACAAGCTGGTGCCCAAGGGGCTGAGCTTTGTGCCGCAGGAAAAGAACGTCTTCACCTCGATGAGCGTCGAGGAGAACCTGGAAATGGGTGCTTTCACCCGGCGCGATGATTTCAAACCCACCATGGACTGGGTCTATGCCATGTTCCCGGTGCTGGCGGAAAAGCGCCGCCAGCCGGCCGGCGAACTGTCGGGTGGCCAGCGGCAGATGGTGGCCATGGGCCGGGCGCTGATGAGCAAGCCGCGCCTGCTGATGCTTGACGAACCCTCGGCCGGGCTGTCGCCGCGCTATGTCATCGAGATCTTCGAGACCATCGTGCGCGTCAACAAGGAAGGCGTGGGCATCCTGATGGTCGAGCAGAATGCGCGCCAGGCGCTGGCCTTTGCCAGCAAGGGCTTCGTGCTGGCGCAGGGACAGAACCGTTTCACCGGCACGGGCGCCGAGCTCATCGCCGATCCCGATGTCGCCAAAAGTTTCCTCGGGGGCTGA